From Desulfovibrio oxyclinae DSM 11498, the proteins below share one genomic window:
- a CDS encoding damage-control phosphatase ARMT1 family protein: MLTSIDCMPCFMRMAVAGARIAAPDRPDIHERIVRKWSAMLPELDFELCPPSVASMLNELVLTETGCGDVFAKDKVDSNRRVMEVLPDVKRLVDTSENPLATALEAAIIGNYIDRGLDHAFDWREELACLESSIDDTQVRDFASRCVDGASVLILGDNAGEIALDTLLVDRLKQVGCRVTYAVRSKPVLNDALLADARMVGMTERCEVVESGVDTPGTVLERCSPDFLYKMRRADVILSKGQGNFEALFDRWEDVFFAFKAKCERVAEETGRPLGCSVFMKR; the protein is encoded by the coding sequence TTGCTGACATCCATAGACTGCATGCCGTGCTTTATGCGTATGGCGGTGGCGGGCGCGCGCATCGCCGCTCCGGACCGTCCGGATATTCATGAACGAATCGTGCGCAAATGGTCGGCCATGCTTCCTGAACTTGATTTCGAGCTGTGTCCGCCGTCAGTTGCCAGTATGCTCAATGAGCTGGTGTTGACGGAGACCGGTTGCGGTGATGTCTTCGCGAAGGACAAGGTGGACTCCAACAGGCGGGTGATGGAGGTGCTGCCCGATGTGAAGCGTCTGGTGGATACGTCCGAGAATCCCTTGGCCACGGCGCTTGAGGCCGCCATCATAGGTAATTACATAGATCGTGGACTGGACCACGCCTTTGACTGGCGCGAAGAACTTGCCTGCCTCGAAAGCAGTATCGACGATACGCAGGTGCGTGACTTCGCCAGTCGCTGCGTGGATGGAGCCAGCGTGCTCATCCTCGGGGACAACGCCGGAGAGATTGCCCTGGATACTCTGTTGGTGGATCGCCTCAAGCAGGTCGGATGCCGCGTGACCTATGCCGTGCGCTCCAAGCCCGTCCTCAATGATGCGCTTCTGGCCGATGCACGCATGGTCGGCATGACCGAACGCTGCGAAGTGGTAGAGAGCGGGGTAGACACCCCCGGCACCGTGCTTGAGCGTTGCAGCCCCGACTTCCTGTACAAGATGCGCAGAGCCGATGTCATTCTCAGCAAGGGGCAGGGCAACTTCGAGGCGCTTTTCGACCGCTGGGAGGATGTCTTCTTCGCTTTCAAGGCCAAGTGCGAGCGCGTCGCCGAAGAAACGGGACGCCCCCTCGGTTGCTCCGTCTTTATGAAACGGTAG